A window from uncultured Desulfobacter sp. encodes these proteins:
- a CDS encoding TonB-dependent receptor yields the protein MSIKKRRISKFEATLVLLLIGLFCGSVLPPGSASEDNPVSEGKILETITVTAQKRKEDVQKVPNSITVLSDVTIEDASLESTKDVWRYVPNMATTPTGARSHWSRIKMRGISNAAFGDPAVALYIDDVSYAGLYAFNSPLFDIERIEVLKGPQGTLYGKNTEGGAINIITKSPGNKFEAKVGGEIGDYDKRCINASVSAPLVENKFSFRLSALKSVRDGYIENLFNGEDIDNQETTAANARLLFTPSNNLSFDLKFRTSDLDDDGGAPYVPFDKNQYQSATGLTGLDDFQVSTNYEGESTSKSNATSLRVEYEWDRFDLISVTAYRDMDNENSLDADLSASALYISINTIESESFSQEFRLQSKDSDESFKWLLGLYYGDKNEDCGYIYNMDQAYADMMGVPLYTQMDAASGTMGAEDMAAFGQSTLRFFNNALGLTAGLRFEQSKRTLEDRQHTTYGSTTIVTDNLERTESELLPKLALDYRINKNLMTYSCVAKGYKAGGYSYAVDDPGLAAFDPEVSTAFELGLKTEFPEQKLRVNLAGFYTKVDDYQDRVMLDMSTVVQANVTETDIYGFELEASYVLSPTLTLNGFIGYTNAEYGDYIDPMTQVNYRGNRAAFIPEYDAGLFLEYRNRFGLFARAEMQYIGSTYFDRANAQEQGSYALYHMKLGYEQEKWDIYLSAKNLTDEPYVVDAFDSGSTVGWVASMGDPRTISLIFNYRF from the coding sequence ATGTCTATTAAAAAAAGACGAATTTCAAAATTTGAAGCAACTCTGGTTTTGCTACTTATCGGTCTGTTTTGCGGTTCAGTTCTGCCACCCGGTTCTGCATCCGAAGATAACCCGGTATCTGAGGGAAAAATACTAGAAACAATCACGGTTACAGCACAAAAAAGAAAAGAAGATGTCCAGAAAGTGCCCAATTCCATAACGGTTTTATCCGATGTGACAATAGAAGATGCCTCCCTTGAATCCACAAAAGACGTATGGCGATATGTTCCCAACATGGCGACGACACCGACAGGGGCGAGGAGCCATTGGAGCCGGATAAAGATGAGGGGGATTTCAAATGCAGCCTTCGGAGATCCGGCTGTGGCGCTATATATAGATGACGTCTCCTATGCCGGATTATATGCCTTTAATTCTCCATTGTTTGATATCGAGCGAATTGAAGTATTAAAAGGCCCCCAAGGAACTTTATATGGTAAAAATACAGAAGGCGGTGCTATCAATATTATCACAAAGTCTCCGGGAAATAAGTTTGAAGCCAAGGTGGGCGGAGAAATTGGAGATTATGATAAACGGTGCATCAACGCTTCTGTAAGTGCCCCCCTGGTGGAAAACAAATTTTCTTTCAGGCTGTCCGCTTTGAAGTCCGTCCGTGACGGTTATATCGAAAATCTGTTCAACGGCGAGGATATCGATAACCAGGAGACAACCGCGGCCAATGCGCGTCTGCTGTTTACCCCCAGCAACAATTTGTCTTTCGACTTGAAATTCAGGACCAGTGACCTCGACGATGATGGCGGAGCTCCTTACGTTCCTTTCGATAAAAACCAATATCAGTCGGCTACGGGCTTGACAGGTCTGGATGATTTTCAAGTTTCAACGAATTACGAGGGAGAGAGCACTTCAAAAAGCAACGCTACTTCCCTGCGGGTAGAATATGAGTGGGATCGCTTTGACCTGATTTCGGTCACTGCATACAGGGATATGGACAATGAAAACTCTCTGGATGCAGATCTTTCAGCAAGTGCTTTGTATATCTCGATCAATACCATTGAATCGGAATCCTTTTCCCAGGAATTCAGATTGCAGTCCAAGGATTCGGATGAATCCTTTAAGTGGCTTTTGGGATTGTATTATGGTGATAAAAATGAAGATTGCGGGTATATCTATAATATGGATCAGGCCTATGCCGATATGATGGGTGTTCCGCTGTATACCCAGATGGATGCTGCATCCGGAACTATGGGGGCCGAAGATATGGCCGCCTTTGGACAGTCCACATTGAGATTTTTTAATAACGCCTTGGGACTGACGGCCGGTCTTCGTTTTGAGCAATCAAAAAGAACACTGGAGGACCGGCAGCACACCACCTATGGAAGCACAACGATTGTAACGGATAATCTGGAAAGGACAGAGTCGGAACTTCTCCCCAAGTTGGCTTTGGATTATCGAATCAACAAAAACCTTATGACTTATAGCTGCGTGGCAAAGGGGTATAAAGCCGGGGGATACTCGTATGCTGTGGATGATCCTGGACTGGCCGCTTTCGATCCAGAGGTCTCAACCGCTTTTGAACTGGGGCTTAAAACCGAATTTCCTGAACAAAAACTGAGAGTGAATTTGGCCGGGTTTTATACCAAGGTCGATGATTATCAGGACAGGGTGATGCTTGATATGTCAACAGTCGTCCAGGCAAATGTCACAGAAACAGATATTTACGGCTTTGAGCTGGAGGCATCCTATGTCTTAAGCCCGACCCTGACCTTAAATGGTTTCATCGGGTACACAAATGCTGAATACGGCGATTACATTGATCCCATGACCCAGGTCAACTACCGGGGAAATCGTGCCGCCTTTATTCCAGAATATGATGCCGGACTCTTTTTGGAATACCGGAATCGTTTCGGTTTATTTGCAAGGGCTGAAATGCAGTATATCGGCAGCACCTACTTTGACAGGGCAAATGCTCAGGAACAAGGTTCTTACGCCCTTTACCATATGAAGTTGGGATATGAACAGGAAAAGTGGGATATTTACCTGTCTGCCAAAAATCTGACAGACGAACCATATGTTGTAGATGCCTTTGATTCCGGTTCCACGGTTGGATGGGTGGCTTCTATGGGAGATCCTCGAACCATCAGCCTGATTTTCAATTACAGATTCTGA
- a CDS encoding ABC transporter ATP-binding protein gives MTELSMYEHQIRAKRKTGIPRLLEIAGTKSLLLVAAALLSVIAVFAQVTPFVTMYLLVKELVLHIGNVQAIDIAYVWRLGWVTLTGIGIFALLMYIATMLSHIAAFNILYEIRVALSDKLARLPLGYFTARSTGGIKKVLHEDVERIELFVAHHTTDIVQAITITIVTFIFLFAVDWRLALGALVPILLGYWVQFSMLTSKRGKVLYEQWQDKLSVMNSTIVEYVRGMPVVKIFNQPVKAFRRFPEDVYAYRDLTIHWIKGSSWLSAFFLTLLSSSALFIIPIGIHLVRSTPEPGYTTMVSTVFLFLFIGMGIALPFYKFLAMAVLMVQITTGLSKIDDILDASEIPESAHAREPDEFDIQFSNVSFAYDEKTVLDNVSFSVPEGSVTALVGPSGGGKTTITQLIGRFWDIRSGCVSIGGTDIREFPLEKLNNMVSTVFQEVFLFFDTIEENIRMGNGSASFEQVTAAAKAAQIHDFIEGLPQGYKTLIGEGGTYLSGGEKQRIAIARAILKDAPIIVLDEATAYADPQNEARIQKALSKVLKDKTVIIIAHRLYTITDVDQIVVIHKGRIEESGTHETLLAREGLYKRMWGIHAQARNWDIDTEVTS, from the coding sequence ATGACAGAGCTATCGATGTATGAGCATCAGATCCGAGCAAAGCGTAAGACCGGCATTCCGCGCCTGCTTGAGATTGCCGGCACCAAGTCACTTCTGCTGGTCGCCGCGGCATTACTATCCGTGATCGCAGTTTTTGCCCAGGTCACCCCCTTTGTAACGATGTATCTACTCGTAAAGGAGCTTGTCCTGCACATCGGAAATGTGCAGGCAATCGACATCGCTTACGTCTGGCGCCTGGGATGGGTTACCCTGACAGGGATCGGTATTTTTGCCCTTTTGATGTATATTGCCACCATGTTGTCCCACATTGCGGCGTTCAATATCCTGTACGAAATACGTGTCGCCCTGTCCGACAAGCTCGCCCGGCTGCCCCTGGGATATTTTACCGCCCGTTCCACCGGCGGCATTAAAAAAGTGCTTCATGAGGATGTGGAACGAATCGAACTTTTCGTGGCCCACCATACAACCGATATCGTGCAGGCCATCACTATCACCATCGTCACGTTCATTTTCCTCTTTGCAGTTGACTGGCGGCTTGCCCTGGGCGCCCTTGTCCCGATTCTCTTGGGTTATTGGGTGCAGTTTTCAATGCTGACCAGCAAAAGGGGTAAAGTGCTTTACGAACAGTGGCAGGACAAATTGTCCGTGATGAACAGTACGATTGTCGAGTATGTTCGCGGCATGCCGGTGGTGAAGATCTTTAACCAGCCGGTGAAAGCGTTCAGGCGGTTTCCCGAGGATGTCTATGCCTACCGGGACCTGACCATCCACTGGATAAAAGGCAGTTCCTGGCTATCTGCCTTCTTTTTGACGCTTCTGAGTTCAAGCGCCCTTTTCATCATACCCATTGGCATACACCTGGTTCGGTCAACTCCTGAACCGGGATATACGACAATGGTGTCAACGGTGTTCCTCTTCCTTTTTATCGGCATGGGTATTGCGCTGCCCTTTTATAAATTTTTGGCCATGGCCGTGCTCATGGTTCAGATCACTACCGGCTTGTCCAAAATAGACGACATTCTGGATGCGAGTGAAATTCCTGAGTCTGCTCATGCTCGGGAGCCGGACGAATTCGACATCCAATTTTCCAACGTGAGTTTTGCCTATGATGAGAAAACAGTTCTTGATAACGTTTCCTTTTCAGTGCCCGAGGGCAGTGTCACGGCACTGGTGGGGCCGTCGGGGGGCGGCAAAACAACCATCACACAACTAATCGGTCGCTTCTGGGATATCCGGTCGGGCTGTGTAAGTATCGGCGGCACGGACATTCGAGAGTTCCCCCTTGAAAAACTTAACAACATGGTATCCACAGTATTCCAGGAGGTATTCCTCTTTTTCGACACCATTGAAGAAAATATCCGCATGGGAAACGGGTCTGCATCGTTTGAACAGGTTACGGCCGCAGCCAAGGCTGCTCAGATCCACGACTTCATTGAGGGGCTACCCCAGGGGTATAAGACATTGATTGGCGAGGGCGGAACCTACCTCTCTGGTGGAGAGAAACAGCGAATTGCCATCGCACGCGCCATCCTTAAAGATGCGCCCATTATCGTCTTGGATGAGGCCACGGCATACGCAGACCCGCAAAACGAGGCGCGCATCCAAAAAGCGCTCTCAAAGGTTCTCAAAGACAAGACGGTTATTATTATCGCCCACCGTCTTTATACAATCACCGATGTGGATCAGATTGTTGTCATTCACAAGGGGCGTATCGAAGAGTCCGGGACACATGAAACACTCCTCGCCCGTGAAGGGTTGTATAAGCGAATGTGGGGCATACATGCCCAGGCACGTAACTGGGATATCGATACGGAGGTAACTTCATGA
- a CDS encoding ABC transporter ATP-binding protein, which yields MKGLLNTITHNNIYALKKPVILGLVQSILQGQPYFVVLFVIVEFLTPLLDPGSKLNTTRLVLLVGWLAVALILLFLVGRKKHEAEQVTAYTLSAEGRISLGNYLRKLSMGFFKDRDPGDITALMLQDYTNVETLLSFLLMDALSAVVLPVIFSLFLAFYDWQMTLITLIPIPIGVVLAIITRAIMYRFGKLQLGAKHDATSRMLEYLEGMPNIKSYNLQGQKFSRLKTSLERLKVECIKLEGVVGPAVMAGVWCLYAGTPLIMLTGVYFIIQGSLTISHFLFFLIVGTRIYDPLLKALTSFAELSYYSISATRIGQIYENKPLPEPAAPEVPVQYDIEFRDVSFRYHHTDVLKGVSFSVPSNTMTALVGPSGSGKTTITRLLARFWDVGRGEIRVGGIPVTRMKNEDLLSMISIVFQDVYLFNDTILANIKVGNADASMEEVIAVAKKAHCHAFIEEMENGYETIVGEGGATLSGGERQRIAIARAMLKDAPVILLDEATASLDPENELYIQEAISELIKGRTLIVIAHRLSTITKADQILVLNNGILAEQGTHEALLSRDSGLYQRMWEEQQAAHLWKLCK from the coding sequence ATGAAAGGGCTGTTAAATACCATCACCCACAACAATATCTATGCCCTGAAAAAACCGGTTATTTTAGGACTGGTTCAATCCATACTCCAGGGGCAGCCATACTTTGTCGTCCTTTTTGTCATCGTAGAGTTCCTCACCCCTCTTTTGGACCCGGGCAGCAAACTCAATACGACCCGGCTTGTTCTGTTGGTGGGATGGCTTGCAGTGGCGCTCATCCTCCTTTTTCTCGTGGGCCGTAAAAAACACGAGGCCGAGCAGGTTACTGCCTACACCCTCAGTGCCGAGGGACGTATCTCCTTGGGTAATTACCTGCGAAAGTTGTCCATGGGATTTTTCAAAGACCGGGATCCCGGAGATATCACAGCGCTCATGCTCCAGGATTACACCAATGTGGAAACTCTGTTGAGTTTTCTATTGATGGATGCCCTGAGCGCCGTTGTCCTGCCAGTTATTTTTTCACTGTTCCTGGCTTTTTACGATTGGCAAATGACCCTCATCACACTTATTCCCATTCCCATTGGTGTGGTGTTGGCGATCATAACACGGGCGATTATGTATCGATTTGGCAAACTGCAGTTAGGGGCCAAACACGACGCTACCTCACGCATGCTTGAGTATCTGGAAGGAATGCCCAATATCAAATCCTACAACCTCCAGGGACAAAAATTTTCACGGCTCAAAACGTCCCTCGAACGGTTAAAAGTGGAGTGTATCAAGCTTGAAGGGGTTGTGGGTCCGGCAGTTATGGCCGGTGTCTGGTGCCTGTATGCTGGCACCCCCCTCATTATGCTGACTGGTGTCTACTTCATTATCCAGGGATCGCTGACAATTTCCCACTTTCTTTTCTTCCTGATCGTGGGAACACGGATTTACGATCCGCTGCTCAAGGCTCTGACAAGTTTTGCGGAACTTAGTTATTACTCGATTTCGGCCACACGCATCGGCCAGATTTACGAAAACAAGCCCCTGCCTGAGCCGGCAGCTCCGGAAGTGCCGGTTCAATACGACATTGAGTTCCGGGATGTTTCTTTTAGATATCATCACACCGATGTTTTAAAGGGTGTAAGCTTCTCCGTGCCCAGCAACACGATGACGGCCCTTGTGGGGCCTTCCGGCTCGGGAAAAACCACGATCACCCGTCTCCTAGCTCGGTTTTGGGATGTTGGCCGGGGCGAAATCCGTGTCGGGGGTATTCCGGTTACCCGGATGAAGAATGAGGACCTCCTTTCCATGATCAGCATCGTGTTTCAGGACGTGTATCTATTTAACGATACCATTCTGGCCAATATCAAAGTCGGTAATGCCGATGCCTCCATGGAGGAGGTCATTGCCGTGGCCAAAAAAGCACACTGCCACGCCTTTATAGAAGAGATGGAAAACGGGTACGAGACGATCGTAGGAGAAGGTGGCGCAACGCTTTCGGGCGGTGAAAGACAGCGAATCGCCATTGCCCGCGCCATGCTCAAAGATGCACCTGTTATCCTGCTGGATGAGGCCACGGCATCTCTGGATCCCGAAAACGAACTATACATCCAAGAAGCGATCAGCGAACTGATCAAAGGCCGTACCCTCATTGTCATCGCCCATCGGCTCAGCACCATCACCAAGGCCGATCAGATTCTGGTGCTTAATAACGGGATTCTTGCAGAACAAGGCACGCACGAAGCGCTTCTCTCCAGAGACAGCGGACTCTACCAACGCATGTGGGAGGAGCAACAGGCGGCCCATTTATGGAAATTGTGTAAGTGA